One Streptomyces umbrinus genomic window, GGCTTCGGTTACCCCTACTCCGATCTCGCGAAGCTGCTGCGGATCAGTGCCCCGAACGCCCGGGTGGTGGTCCACCGCGCCCAGGCCCGCCTCGACAGCGACCGCGAGCGGCCGGTCCCCGTCGAGTCGCACCGTCGTCTCGTCGCCGCGTTCCGGACCGCGGCCAGCACCGGCGACCTGGACTGCCTCGTGCGGGCCCTCGTCGAGGAGGACGGTGTCCATCGTTCGGCGCGGAGAATTCGCGACTAGAGCCCTCCGCTGTCACAACAGGGGCCGCGATCCTGTCTACCTGGTGCGGGCAAGCGCCGGCGGTTGATGCGCCGCGCTCTCCTCCCGGGACGCCGTCCCGGCAGCAAGCAGTCGGACCGTGGACAGCAGGGAGGGCACCGCCGTGAACGACGATGCCACGTTGATCAAGCAGTGGAACAGGCTGACCCGTGTCCATCGTCGGATCGAGGCCAGCATGGAGCGACGCCTCCACCAGCAACTGGGCCTGGGAGTCAGCGAGTTCTACGCCCTTCGCACCCTGAGCGAGGGTGTGCGGGCCGGTACGGGGCTGCTCTACCTCAACGACCTGGCCAACGGCATAGGGCTGAGCCAGTCCGCCACCAGCCGCCTGGTGACCCGCTTGCAGGACCGCGGCCTGATCACCACACACACCTCGTCGCGCGACCGGCGGAGCGTCGAGATCGAACTCACCGCCGTCGCGCACCACGTACTGCGGACGGGCGCGCCCCTGCTGCGCCAGGCGATCGAGCAGGTCGTACGGCAACTCGGCGTCGAGGGGACGGACCAGGACCTGCTGCGCTACCTCTGTGGGAGCGCGGGCGACGCGGTGGCCGCCCACGCTCCTCCGACCGGCTCCGTCGCCGCTCGCTGACGAACAGACGCCCCCTCCCGCGCGGTTCGGGCGGCAGCTCAGGCCGGAAAGGCGAACAGACGGTACTCGGACACCGCGGCGAAGCCGAAGCGGCGGTACAGCGGTTCCCCCATCGGGCTCGCCACGAGCGCCGCGGAGTGCATCCCCCGTCGCCGGCCGTGCCGGAGCGCGGCCACCGTCAAGGCCGTACCGATGCCCTGCCGGCGGTTCTCCTCCGCCACATGCACCAGGAAGATCCCGGCCACCCCGTGGGCGGTGATGACCACCGTCGAACCGACCACCCGGCCGTCGACGACCGCCGCCAACCGGATGATGTCCTGGTTGTCCTCGCGTCGCTCCTCCGTGCGCACCATCTCGGCCTTCAGGTCGGGGGAGATGCCCATCGACGCCCGGTACGTGCCAACCAGCTCCGCCAGTCGTTCCCCGTCCCGGACCGTCTCCACACGCAGGCCGGGTGCGTCGTCCGAACCGCCCGCACTGACGGCCGCGCCCGGGTCAGCCGGCCGGTCGAGATGCCTCACCATCACCGGGAGTACGGCGAGTTGTTCCGCGCCCTGGCGCCGCAGGGCGTCGGCGGTGGCGTCCGGGCTGTCGGCACCGACCCACCACCACCAGGGAAGGCCCGCCAATGCCTCACGGGCGGCAGCCGCGGACCGCTCGATCGAGGACGCCGACCGCACGCGCGTCACGCCATTGAACTGCGGGGTGAGAAGTCCGCTGCGAAACAGGTCGAGTCCGGGCACACGAGGGCTCGAACCACCCCAACCCGCTAGGTACTGGCGGAAATTGGCGAACACCGACACCAGCAGGCCCGGATCCTGGGCCGCCCTCGGAACTCGCGCCCGATCATCTTGCGGTCCGCTGGTCGCCCTTGCTGCATGCGCCATGAACGTAGCCTTCTTCACATCTTCTGTCCGCCCAACGGCGGCGGGATTGCCATCGTTGCACACCGTGTGCGCTAAGGTTCTGACCAGCACTTTCCGGCCCACGAATGTCCCCGGGACCGAGGATCAGCGATTCCTTCCGTAGGGAACGGTGCCGGCTCGCAGTTGCTTTCAGCGTCTTCACCCGATCACGTCAGAGAGAATCGGATGCGCATCAAAAACGTGAGCCTCGCGCTCGCAGGCACCGCCGTCATGACCACCTTGGCCGTGACACCCGCGAGTGCCACCACCAACCTTCCCAGCCCGTCGATCACGGGCGTGCTCGCCGTGCAGAAGCAGGCGATGGCCAACGGGGCGCCCGGCGCGCTCACCCGCATCGACTTCGGTGCCTCCAGCTACCGGATCGCCTCAGGCAAGGCCGATACCGCGGCCGGCACCGCGATGGACGCGGACCGCAGGTTCCGCGTCGGCAGCGTCAGCAAGAGCTTCACCACCGTCGTACTGATGCAGCTCGTCGCCGAGGGCCGCGTCGACCTGGACGCGCCAGCGAACGACTACCTCCCCAAGCCGCTG contains:
- a CDS encoding MarR family winged helix-turn-helix transcriptional regulator, which encodes MDSREGTAVNDDATLIKQWNRLTRVHRRIEASMERRLHQQLGLGVSEFYALRTLSEGVRAGTGLLYLNDLANGIGLSQSATSRLVTRLQDRGLITTHTSSRDRRSVEIELTAVAHHVLRTGAPLLRQAIEQVVRQLGVEGTDQDLLRYLCGSAGDAVAAHAPPTGSVAAR
- a CDS encoding GNAT family N-acetyltransferase; the protein is MTRVRSASSIERSAAAAREALAGLPWWWWVGADSPDATADALRRQGAEQLAVLPVMVRHLDRPADPGAAVSAGGSDDAPGLRVETVRDGERLAELVGTYRASMGISPDLKAEMVRTEERREDNQDIIRLAAVVDGRVVGSTVVITAHGVAGIFLVHVAEENRRQGIGTALTVAALRHGRRRGMHSAALVASPMGEPLYRRFGFAAVSEYRLFAFPA